A window of the Cicer arietinum cultivar CDC Frontier isolate Library 1 chromosome 6, Cicar.CDCFrontier_v2.0, whole genome shotgun sequence genome harbors these coding sequences:
- the LOC101509963 gene encoding kihadalactone A synthase LFS-like — MEKESVKAEAVLNCIDLSNPDINKLLHLLKHSCTDSGFFYLINHGISHEFMDEVFSQSNKFFNLPLNEKMKLLRNDYHRGYTPLLDEILDPQNQLHGDYKEGYYIGVEDNDPLSNKPFHGPNIWPASDVLPGWRETMEKFQCQALEVGKAVAKIIALALDLDANFFDKPETLGEPIAIMRLLHYQDKLSDPSQGLYAAGAHTDYGLITLLATDDVQGLQICKNKDAKPRIWEDVTPMKGAFIVNLGDMLERWSNCTFKSTLHRVIGNGQERYSIAYFLEPGHDCLVECLPTCKSDANPPKFPPIYYRDYLSQRYKETHANLLVYSKQQS, encoded by the exons ATGGAAAAAGAGAGTGTAAAAGCAGAAGCAGTCCTCAATTGCATCGACCTCTCCAATCCTGATATCAACAAATTGCTTCATTTGCTCAAACAT TCATGCACCGATTCTGGGTTTTTCTACCTTATCAATCACGGTATAAGCCACGAGTTTATGGACGAGGTTTTTTCTCAAAGCAACAAGTTTTTCAACCTTCCGCTAAACGAAAAGATGAAGCTTCTCCGGAACGATTATCATAGGGGATATACCCCTCTTCTCGATGAAATCCTTGATCCTCAAAACCAATTACacg GTGATTACAAAGAAGGGTATTATATTGGAGTTGAAGACAATGATCCACTATCAAACAAACCTTTTCATGGCCCAAACATTTGGCCTGCTTCAG ATGTTCTGCCTGGATGGAGGGAGACTATGGAAAAATTCCAATGCCAGGCATT AGAAGTGGGAAAAGCAGTTGCAAAGATAATAGCCCTTGCACTTGATTTGGATgctaatttttttgataaaccAGAAACCTTGGGAGAACCCATTGCGATTATGCGCTTACTACACTATCAAG ATAAACTCTCGGATCCCTCACAAGGGTTATATGCAGCTGGAGCTCATACTGACTATGGTCTGATTACTCTGTTGGCAACAGATGATGTCCAGGGTCTTCAA ATATGCAAGAATAAGGATGCTAAACCTCGGATATGGGAGGATGTGACACCAATGAAGGG AGCATTTATAGTTAATCTTGGAGACATGCTGGAGCGCTGGAGCAACTGTACTTTCAA GTCTACATTGCACAGAGTTATTGGAAATGGTCAAGAGAGATATTCT ATTGCATACTTCTTGGAGCCTGGTCACGACTGTCTAGTGGAGTGCTTGCCAACCTGCAAATCAGATGCAAATCCTCCAAA ATTTCCTCCTATCTATTACCGGGACTATCTGAGTCAACGCTACAAGGAAACACATGCTAATCTGCTTGTATACAGCAAACAACAATCTTGA